A single window of Larimichthys crocea isolate SSNF chromosome XII, L_crocea_2.0, whole genome shotgun sequence DNA harbors:
- the LOC104918707 gene encoding uncharacterized protein LOC104918707, whose product MNYSSCLESILEKVKPLIPTIDFDSLSFDDEQIVTVYQRPASLSLAVPEDFSFSMDDDEPEELMKPVKPEEKLDEEVTTTARCATQHPDADFKAGAYEGGIVDTRLEASVKSDEGFPVLSFARLDQWDLDDVLQNVAGDGLSLQQCASVVPAKTHEDCDKCRSQGDMMEKLVAFSNSQTSKFVSEPVRSLNHIGMAAELQRSHKECPTVYIDLRCCDPLIKPPRTSPNISSESKSPAKHNTLQETPPAKKPNLKVHTGSQMEGREVTGMSMLLQKIRKMNINGNKDPNKYREKKTTTRQSTIKEPKQQSGQQGQQVKQTLQHEQHQEILRQLEIHRPIKSVNQLQPAAEKTDVLFDFEAFQLPSISALPAETGSKGCMLLIVNLSSPGMVGDRANDRRKHLYPAATRSHIYNTLVAWFLSLVGPDPRHNEGEAGAKVPFWVAGLQQLWTEDGLALHVLVVARHCYAARERDKDIHFYKRVYRFLSETSFSLIAHWLPQLKTLLDQQACPSPIHLPSSYLNHFISATSKKKVIDRVFGLSPGFYWQTVETQEHVCKGRETTLDLHTEVSVAVGSKAFFLHPIITHYTLQLILDSGLDVCGLRLLYPPQEFLSDGAGAVPVIKRTDETCQPVLALAVRGPHAHSVLKDLTSTLDLLLPRQTDPTTIHYSTQQPPLLYSPGLATQVHKELCLWFSGRVREGSVQYHNQLNSGRVSGSLSRSPSFLCATTKADLLLVVSPVVPPYCYSQILAVCERRGLSLMGLQRLQLQTNGTKVLGLNKQQAPVFCSPHTVTLDQEERELHSHCLVLLLRKENAIHHSVSLPAALMREFMAQNLLGCIHSRIDGVHTVDPSFCFHTVPYSSNLFHIFVRCMWSLPDPSSVILSRQKRSSNSNMEQVVVLTLCGKDMSHGLSLLHRVLTEEAEGDGQHARLKLLGLKYLPALSRFQAQELSPYEVGEQLYLDSLENLMSSPALVCALRQVEASASLRKLLPHNYPGNVSALMSPTPEAAFRQASLFFFEHEMTPDDTILQLLPQTCSIKDPQMRLTVCVFKPRIWNHDLAEIVRKLEMSGLTLVGLRVVTMNKNNATSLLPADSDLSDLKAHVEYLCSGSSLVLCLEGENAVKRLLEVLEQVDSFLPTTSRGMGHSYKGSYGSPSNQKAIQDVKRLFPELCCTVRQEQVINMCSDPLATEGLLPLMATRPNEVPGSLIRSALWQTTCLLIPLNAPPLNQVPSQLDMLEQLLRSGCHLVAGRMSVLDNEQKKHIAEMLSSRGNEMMAHLSTSPCFIVAVQGEMIVTHFDLILRRIYKERSDLKKLGEMIIYPKYEKEAKQLIRYLFDALSPERCHTIVP is encoded by the exons TTTGATGATGAACAGATTGTCACTGTCTATCAAAGACCAGCTAGTCTTTCCCTGGCGGTCCCAGAAGACTTCAGTTTTTCAATGGATGATGATGAACCAGAG GAGCTGATGAAACCTGTGAAACCAGAAGAGAAGTTGGATGAAGAAGTCACCACTACAGCTCGTTGTGCTACACAACACCCTGATGCTGATTTCAAG GCAGGTGCTTACGAGGGAGGTATTGTAGATACGAGGCTGGAGGCCTCAGTAAAATCTGATGAGGGTTTTCCTGTTCTCTCATTTGCG AGACTTGACCAGTGGGATTTGGATGATGTCCTCCAAAATGTGGCAGGGGATGGGCTATCCCTGCAACAATGTGCATCAGTTGTGCCTGCAAAGACGCATGAAG ATTGTGACAAGTGCAGATCCCAGGGGGATATGATGGAGAAACTTGTTGCTTTCTCTAATAGCCAAACATCTAAATTTGTGTCAGAGCCTGTGAGAAGTCTAAACCACATCGG GATGGCAGCAGAGTTGCAGCGGAGCCACAAAGAATGTCCCACTGTTTATATTGACCTGCGTTGCTGTGATCCTTTAATAAAACCACCAAGAACATCCCCAAATATTTCATCAGAGTCCAAGTCACCCGCCAAACACAACACCCTCCAGGAAACACCACCTGCAAAGAAACCCAATCTTAAAGTGCATACTGGATCACAGATGGAGGGCAG GGAAGTGACTGGCATGAGCATGTTGCTTCAGAAAATAAGGAAGATGAATATAAATGGGAATAAAGATCCCAATAAGtatagagagaagaaaacaacaactcgGCAAAGTACAATCAAAGAACCAAAGCAGCAGAg TGGCCAACAGGGACAACAAGTTAAACAGACATTGCAACATGAACAACACCAGGAAATTCTTAGGCAACTGGAAATACATCGTCCAATCAAATCTGTCAATCAGCTGCAGCCAGCTGCAGAAAAAACTGATGTCCTTTTTGATTTT GAGGCGTTTCAACTACCGTCAATCAGCGCATTACCTGCAGAGACTGGAAGTAAGGGGTGTATGCTACTGATTGTTAACCTCTCCAGTCCTGGCATGGTTGGAGACAGAGCTAATGACAGGAGAAAACATCTGTATCCAGCTGCAACCAGATCACACATCTACAACACTTTAGTGGCTTGGTTTCTGTCTTTG GTTGGCCCAGATCCACGTCACAATGAAGGTGAGGCTGGTGCAAAGGTCCCATTCTGGGTTGCAGGACTTCAGCAGCTGTGGACAGAGGATGGACTGGCTTTGCATGTTTTAGTTGTGGCACGTCACTGTTATGCAGCAagg gaAAGGGACAAAGACATCCATTTCTATAAGCGTGTGTATAGATTCCTGTCTGAGACCTCATTCAGTCTCATTGCCCACTGGCTACCTCAGCTCAAAACCCTGCTGGACCAGCAAGCCTGTCCCTCACCTATCCATCTCCCCTCTTCctatttaaatcatttcatctctgctacctctaAGAAAAAG GTTATAGATAGGGTGTTTGGTCTCAGTCCAGGGTTTTACTGGCAGACTGTGGAAACTCAGGAGCATGTTTGTAAGGGGAGAGAGACCACACTAGATCTCCACACAGAG GTATCAGTTGCTGTGGGAAGCAAAGCTTTCTTCCTACATCCCATCATAACACATTACACCCTCCAGCTTATTCTCGACTCAGGACTTGATGTGTGTGGTCTGCGGCTCCTTTATCCACCGCAGGAATTCCTGAGTGACGGTGCTG GTGCTGTGCCAGTCATCAAGAGAACCGATGAGACATGCCAGCCTGTTCTTGCCCTGGCTGTTCGGGGCCCTCATGCTCACTCAGTTTTGAAAGATTTAACTAGTACCTTAGATCTTCTGCtgcccagacagacagatccaACCACTATCCATTACAGTACTCAACAACCTCCACTCCTCTACTCCCCCGGACTGGCCACTCAGGTTCACAAGGAGCTGTGCTTGTGGTTTTCAGGAAGAGTCAGAGAAGGAAGTGTACAGTATCACAACCAGCTGAATAG TGGCAGAGTCAGTGGCAGCCTAAGCAGATCACCTTCCTTTCTGTGTGCTACAACAAAAG CTGACTTACTCCTTGTTGTGTCGCCCGTCGTGCCTCCATATTGCTACAGCCAAATTCTGGCTGTTTGTGAACGCAGAGGCTTGAGTCTGATGGGgctgcagaggctgcagcttCAAACCAATGGAACCAAAGTCCTTGGACTCAACAAACAGCag GCACCTGTGTTCTGCAGTCCACACACTGTGACCCTGGATCAGGAAGAGCGGGAGCTGCACTCTCACTGCCTGGTGTTGTTATTGAGGAAAGAAAATGCGATTCACCACAGTGTTAGTCTGCCAGCAG CCCTAATGAGAGAATTTATGGCACAAAACCTTTTGGGTTGCATCCACTCGAGAATTGATGGTGTTCACACAGTAGACCCAAGCTTCTGTTTCCACACTGTGCCTTACAGCAGTAACCTGTTTCATATCTTTG TTAGGTGCATGTGGTCATTGCCAGATCCCTCCAGTGTGATCCTGTCCCGTCAGAAGCGTTCATCCAACTCTAACATGGAGCAAGTTGTGGTTTTAACCTTGTGTGGGAAAGACATGAGCCATGGCCTGAGCCTCCTACACAGAGTACTGACAGAAGAGGCAGAAG GTGATGGGCAACATGCGAGATTAAAGCTGCTTGGCCTGAAGTATCTGCCTGCATTGAGTCGATTTCAGGCGCAGGAACTGAGTCCATATGAGGTGGGAGAGCAGCTCTATCTCGACAGCTTGGAAAATCTGATGTCCTCTCCTGCCTTGGTGTGCGCTCTTAGACAGGTGGAAGCTTCTGCTTCACTGAGGAAGCTCCTACCACACAATTACCCTGGTAACGTCAGTGCACTGATGTCACCCACACCGGAAGCGGCTTTCAGACAAgcctcccttttcttctttgaGCATGAGATGACTCCTG ATGACACAATACTCCAACTTCTTCCTCAGACTTGCAGTATAAAAG ATCCACAGATGCGGCTCACTGTGTGCGTCTTTAAGCCAAGAATCTGGAATCACGATCTGGCTGAGATAGTCCGCAAACTCGAAATGAGTGGCCTCACATTGGTGGGCCTGCGTGTAGTGaccatgaacaaaaacaacGCTACCTCACTACTGCCTGCAGACAGT GACCTGTCAGACTTGAAAGCCCATGTGGAGTACTTGTGCTCTGGCTCCTCACTGGTTCTATGCCTCGAGGGGGAGAATGCTGTGAAGAGGCTGCTGGAAGTGCTGGAACAAGTGGACTCATTCCTGCCAACGACTTCTCGTGGCATGGGTCATTCATACAAAGGCAGCTATG GATCGCCATCAAATCAGAAAGCAATTCAGGATGTTAAGAGGCTTTTTCCAGAGCTCTGCTGCACAGTGAGACAGGAGCAG GTAATCAACATGTGCTCAGACCCTTTAGCCACTGAAGGTCTTTTACCTCTGATGGCGACAAGACCAAATGAAG TACCAGGGTCCCTGATACGAAGTGCTCTCTGGCAGACAACCTGTCTGCTGATACCCTTAAACGCTCCACCCCTCAACCAAGTGCCATCCCAGCTGGACATGCTGGAGCAGCTGCTGAGGTCAGGCTGCCATCTGGTGGCAGGTAGGATGAGCGTACTGGATAATGAGCAGAAGAAACATATAGCTGAGATGCTGTCTTCAAGAGGAAATGAGATG ATGGCTCATCTTTCCACTTCACCCTGTTTCATCGTGGCTGTGCAAGGGGAAATGATTGTGACCCACTTTGACTTGATCCTTCGAAG GATTTACAAGGAGAGGTCCGACCTAAAAAAATTGGGGGAAATGATCATCTACCCCAAGTATGAGAAAGAG gccAAGCAGCTGATACGCTACCTTTTCGATGCTTTGTCTCCTGAGCGCTGTCATACCATTGTGCCATAG